One genomic region from Calypte anna isolate BGI_N300 chromosome 17, bCalAnn1_v1.p, whole genome shotgun sequence encodes:
- the RALGDS gene encoding ral guanine nucleotide dissociation stimulator isoform X3, whose amino-acid sequence MVSRRRTPPHHAPAPAPERMFEGCRRARSLWGGVRLEVAGESSPVVLHSFTQLDPDLPPLESSTQEIGEELEDGVIYSISLRKVQLHHTANKGQRWLGFENESALNLYETCKVRTIKAGTLEKLVEYLVSAFKGNDSTYVTIFLCTYRAFATTKQVLDLLLNRYGKLHVQANGDHARHAVDERMELKNTISSILGAWLDQYSEDFRKPPDFTCLKQLISYVRNNIPGSDLERRARILLAQFQQQEQSESEAEAVDHGSCTFQLVEENGLGDGKPDFLSFSPEMVAEQFTLMDAELFKKVVPYHCLGCIWSQRDKKGKEHLAPTIRATVSQFNSVANCVIATCLGDRSLKPQQRAKVVERWIEVARECRILKNFSSLRAILSALQCNAVHRLKKTWDEVLRESFRTFHELSEIFSDENNHSLSRELLIKEGTSKFATLEINPKRAQKRQQQQREMGVMQGTIPYLGTFLTDLVMLDTAMKDFLDGGLINFEKRRKEFEVIAQIKLLQSACNNYSFTQEDQFVDWFHSLERLSEAESYGLSCEIEPLSESASNTLKAKKNTGIIKRWSDRQPPSSEPCASGSSHSKSFDQLKCGQYLCSGDATDSLSVTSAGSSSSDVEEINISFIPESPDCQEKKFWESTSLSSLDTSGIGSGSSSASSSSVSSTPVTASRTHKRSVSGISSYSSLSLPLYNQQVDDCCIIRVSLAVDNGNMYKSILVTSQDKTPVVIRKAMAKHNLDGDRPEDYELVQIISEERELKIPDNANVFYAMNSAANYDFVLKKRGFSKGVKIKHGSSSTLPRMKQKGLKIAKGIF is encoded by the exons AGCTCCACACAGGAGATTGGAGAAGAGCTGGAGGATGGTGTGATCTACAGCATATCTCTCCGGAAAGTGCAGCTCCATCACACAGCCAACAAAGGGCAGCGATGGCTGGGG TTTGAGAACGAGTCAGCCCTGAACCTCTACGAGACGTGTAAGGTGCGGACAATAAAAGCTGGGACTTTGGAGAAGCTGGTGGAGTACCTGGTCTCAGCCTTCAAAGGCAATGACTCCACCTATGTCACCATCTTCCTGTGCACTTACCGGGCCTTTGCCACCACCAAGCAAGTGCTGGACCTGCTGCTTAACAG GTATGGCAAACTCCACGTGCAGGCGAATGGGGACCACGCCAGGCATGCTGTGGATGAGAGGATGGAGCTGAAGAA CACCATCTCCTCCATCCTGGGTGCCTGGTTGGACCAGTACTCCGAGGACTTCCGCAAGCCCCCCGACTTCACCTGCCTCAAGCAGCTCATCTCCTACGTGCGCAACAACATTCCCGGATCCGACCTGGAGCGCCGAGCCCGCATCCTGCTGGCCCAGTTCcaacagcaggagcagagcgAGTCCGAAGCAGAAG CCGTGGACCATGGCAGTTGCACTTTCCAGTTGGTGGAGGAGAATGGGCTTGGGGATGGGAAGCCAgatttcctctccttctccccagaGATGGTGGCAGAACAGTTCACACTGATGGATGCT GAGCTGTTCAAGAAGGTGGTGCCTTACCACTGCCTGGGCTGCATCTGGTCCCAGCGAGACAAGAAGGGCAAGGAGCACCTGGCACCCACCATCCGTGCCACAGTCTCACAGTTCAATAGTGTGGCCAACTGTGTCATTGCCACCTGTCTTGGGGACAGGAGCCTGAAGCCACAGCAGAGAGCCAAAGTGGTGGAGCGATGGATCGAAGTGGCTCGG GAGTGCCGCATCCTGAAGAACTTCTCCTCCCTCCGAGCCAtcctctcagctctgcagtgcaaCGCTGTTCATCGCCTGAAGAAGACCTGGGATGAAGTCCTGAG GGAAAGCTTCCGGACATTCCATGAGCTCTCTGAGATCTTCTCTGATGAGAACAACCACTCACTGAGCCGGGAGCTTCTCATCAAG GAGGGCACATCCAAATTTGCCACCTTGGAGATCAACCCGAAGCGGGCACAGaagcggcagcagcagcagcgagAGATG GGTGTGATGCAGGGCACCATTCCTTACCTTGGCACCTTCCTCACAGACTTGGTGATGCTCGACACAGCCATGAAGGACTTCCTGGAC ggTGGGCTGATCAActttgagaagagaaggaag GAGTTTGAAGTCATTGCTCAGATCAAGCTGCTTCAGTCAGCCTGCAACAACTACAGCTTTACACAGGAGGACCAGTTCGTGGACTGGTTCCACAGCCTGGAGAGGCTCAGCGAGGCCGAGAG ctATGGACTGTCCTGTGAGATCGAGCCCCTCTCCGAGTCAGCCAGCAACACGTTGAAGGCcaagaaaaacacaggaatCATCAAGCGATGGAGCGA CCGGCAGCCTCCCAGCTCCGAGCCCTGTGCCAGCGGCAGCTCCCACTCCAAATCCTTCGACCAGCTCAAGTGTGGGCAGTACCTCTGCAGCGGGGACGCCACCGACTCCCTCAGCGTCACCTCCGCcggctccagcagctctgatgTGGAGGAGATCAACATCAGCTTCATCCCCGAGTCCCCCGACTGCCAGGAGAAGAAG TTCTGGGAATccacctccctctcctccctggaCACATCGGGCATCGGGTCgggctccagcagtgcctcttcctcctctgtctCCTCCACGCCGGTGACGGCGTCCCGTACCCACAAGCGCTCCGTCTCCGGCATCTCCAGCTACTCCTCCCTCTCGCTTCCCCTCTACAACCAGCAGGTCGACGACTGCTGCATCATCCGGGTCAGCCTGGCCGTGGACAACGGGAACATGTACAAGAGCATCCTG GTGACGAGTCAGGATAAGACCCCTGTTGTTATCCGCAAAGCCATGGCCAAACACAACTTGGATGGAGACCGGCCTGAGGACTACGAGCTCGTTCAGATCATCTCAGAGGAGAGAG AGCTGAAGATCCCTGACAACGCCAACGTCTTCTACGCCATGAACTCTGCCGCCAACTATGACTTTGTGCTGAAGAAGAGGGGCTTCTCCAAGGGGGTGAAGATCAAGCACGGCTCCAGCTCCACCCTGCCCAGGATGAAGCAGAAAGGCCTGAAGATCGCCAAAGGCATCTTCTAG
- the RALGDS gene encoding ral guanine nucleotide dissociation stimulator isoform X6, with translation MVSRRRTPPHHAPAPAPERMFEGCRRARSLWGGVRLEVAGESSPVVLHSFTQLDPDLPPLESSTQEIGEELEDGVIYSISLRKVQLHHTANKGQRWLGFENESALNLYETCKVRTIKAGTLEKLVEYLVSAFKGNDSTYVTIFLCTYRAFATTKQVLDLLLNRYGKLHVQANGDHARHAVDERMELKNTISSILGAWLDQYSEDFRKPPDFTCLKQLISYVRNNIPGSDLERRARILLAQFQQQEQSESEAEAVDHGSCTFQLVEENGLGDGKPDFLSFSPEMVAEQFTLMDAELFKKVVPYHCLGCIWSQRDKKGKEHLAPTIRATVSQFNSVANCVIATCLGDRSLKPQQRAKVVERWIEVARECRILKNFSSLRAILSALQCNAVHRLKKTWDEVLRESFRTFHELSEIFSDENNHSLSRELLIKEGTSKFATLEINPKRAQKRQQQQREMGVMQGTIPYLGTFLTDLVMLDTAMKDFLDGGLINFEKRRKEFEVIAQIKLLQSACNNYSFTQEDQFVDWFHSLERLSEAESYGLSCEIEPLSESASNTLKAKKNTGIIKRWSDRQPPSSEPCASGSSHSKSFDQLKCGQYLCSGDATDSLSVTSAGSSSSDVEEINISFIPESPDCQEKKVDDCCIIRVSLAVDNGNMYKSILVTSQDKTPVVIRKAMAKHNLDGDRPEDYELVQIISEERELKIPDNANVFYAMNSAANYDFVLKKRGFSKGVKIKHGSSSTLPRMKQKGLKIAKGIF, from the exons AGCTCCACACAGGAGATTGGAGAAGAGCTGGAGGATGGTGTGATCTACAGCATATCTCTCCGGAAAGTGCAGCTCCATCACACAGCCAACAAAGGGCAGCGATGGCTGGGG TTTGAGAACGAGTCAGCCCTGAACCTCTACGAGACGTGTAAGGTGCGGACAATAAAAGCTGGGACTTTGGAGAAGCTGGTGGAGTACCTGGTCTCAGCCTTCAAAGGCAATGACTCCACCTATGTCACCATCTTCCTGTGCACTTACCGGGCCTTTGCCACCACCAAGCAAGTGCTGGACCTGCTGCTTAACAG GTATGGCAAACTCCACGTGCAGGCGAATGGGGACCACGCCAGGCATGCTGTGGATGAGAGGATGGAGCTGAAGAA CACCATCTCCTCCATCCTGGGTGCCTGGTTGGACCAGTACTCCGAGGACTTCCGCAAGCCCCCCGACTTCACCTGCCTCAAGCAGCTCATCTCCTACGTGCGCAACAACATTCCCGGATCCGACCTGGAGCGCCGAGCCCGCATCCTGCTGGCCCAGTTCcaacagcaggagcagagcgAGTCCGAAGCAGAAG CCGTGGACCATGGCAGTTGCACTTTCCAGTTGGTGGAGGAGAATGGGCTTGGGGATGGGAAGCCAgatttcctctccttctccccagaGATGGTGGCAGAACAGTTCACACTGATGGATGCT GAGCTGTTCAAGAAGGTGGTGCCTTACCACTGCCTGGGCTGCATCTGGTCCCAGCGAGACAAGAAGGGCAAGGAGCACCTGGCACCCACCATCCGTGCCACAGTCTCACAGTTCAATAGTGTGGCCAACTGTGTCATTGCCACCTGTCTTGGGGACAGGAGCCTGAAGCCACAGCAGAGAGCCAAAGTGGTGGAGCGATGGATCGAAGTGGCTCGG GAGTGCCGCATCCTGAAGAACTTCTCCTCCCTCCGAGCCAtcctctcagctctgcagtgcaaCGCTGTTCATCGCCTGAAGAAGACCTGGGATGAAGTCCTGAG GGAAAGCTTCCGGACATTCCATGAGCTCTCTGAGATCTTCTCTGATGAGAACAACCACTCACTGAGCCGGGAGCTTCTCATCAAG GAGGGCACATCCAAATTTGCCACCTTGGAGATCAACCCGAAGCGGGCACAGaagcggcagcagcagcagcgagAGATG GGTGTGATGCAGGGCACCATTCCTTACCTTGGCACCTTCCTCACAGACTTGGTGATGCTCGACACAGCCATGAAGGACTTCCTGGAC ggTGGGCTGATCAActttgagaagagaaggaag GAGTTTGAAGTCATTGCTCAGATCAAGCTGCTTCAGTCAGCCTGCAACAACTACAGCTTTACACAGGAGGACCAGTTCGTGGACTGGTTCCACAGCCTGGAGAGGCTCAGCGAGGCCGAGAG ctATGGACTGTCCTGTGAGATCGAGCCCCTCTCCGAGTCAGCCAGCAACACGTTGAAGGCcaagaaaaacacaggaatCATCAAGCGATGGAGCGA CCGGCAGCCTCCCAGCTCCGAGCCCTGTGCCAGCGGCAGCTCCCACTCCAAATCCTTCGACCAGCTCAAGTGTGGGCAGTACCTCTGCAGCGGGGACGCCACCGACTCCCTCAGCGTCACCTCCGCcggctccagcagctctgatgTGGAGGAGATCAACATCAGCTTCATCCCCGAGTCCCCCGACTGCCAGGAGAAGAAG GTCGACGACTGCTGCATCATCCGGGTCAGCCTGGCCGTGGACAACGGGAACATGTACAAGAGCATCCTG GTGACGAGTCAGGATAAGACCCCTGTTGTTATCCGCAAAGCCATGGCCAAACACAACTTGGATGGAGACCGGCCTGAGGACTACGAGCTCGTTCAGATCATCTCAGAGGAGAGAG AGCTGAAGATCCCTGACAACGCCAACGTCTTCTACGCCATGAACTCTGCCGCCAACTATGACTTTGTGCTGAAGAAGAGGGGCTTCTCCAAGGGGGTGAAGATCAAGCACGGCTCCAGCTCCACCCTGCCCAGGATGAAGCAGAAAGGCCTGAAGATCGCCAAAGGCATCTTCTAG
- the RALGDS gene encoding ral guanine nucleotide dissociation stimulator isoform X2, producing the protein MVSRRRTPPHHAPAPAPERMFEGCRRARSLWGGVRLEVAGESSPVVLHSFTQLDPDLPPLESSTQEIGEELEDGVIYSISLRKVQLHHTANKGQRWLGFENESALNLYETCKVRTIKAGTLEKLVEYLVSAFKGNDSTYVTIFLCTYRAFATTKQVLDLLLNRYGKLHVQANGDHARHAVDERMELKNTISSILGAWLDQYSEDFRKPPDFTCLKQLISYVRNNIPGSDLERRARILLAQFQQQEQSESEAEAVDHGSCTFQLVEENGLGDGKPDFLSFSPEMVAEQFTLMDAELFKKVVPYHCLGCIWSQRDKKGKEHLAPTIRATVSQFNSVANCVIATCLGDRSLKPQQRAKVVERWIEVARECRILKNFSSLRAILSALQCNAVHRLKKTWDEVLRESFRTFHELSEIFSDENNHSLSRELLIKEGTSKFATLEINPKRAQKRQQQQREMGVMQGTIPYLGTFLTDLVMLDTAMKDFLDGGLINFEKRRKEFEVIAQIKLLQSACNNYSFTQEDQFVDWFHSLERLSEAESYGLSCEIEPLSESASNTLKAKKNTGIIKRWSDRQPPSSEPCASGSSHSKSFDQLKCGQYLCSGDATDSLSVTSAGSSSSDVEEINISFIPESPDCQEKKRWYAPSVADGEAKTTVSSSASPLLPALQFWESTSLSSLDTSGIGSGSSSASSSSVSSTPVTASRTHKRSVSGISSYSSLSLPLYNQQVDDCCIIRVSLAVDNGNMYKSILVTSQDKTPVVIRKAMAKHNLDGDRPEDYELVQIISEERELKIPDNANVFYAMNSAANYDFVLKKRGFSKGVKIKHGSSSTLPRMKQKGLKIAKGIF; encoded by the exons AGCTCCACACAGGAGATTGGAGAAGAGCTGGAGGATGGTGTGATCTACAGCATATCTCTCCGGAAAGTGCAGCTCCATCACACAGCCAACAAAGGGCAGCGATGGCTGGGG TTTGAGAACGAGTCAGCCCTGAACCTCTACGAGACGTGTAAGGTGCGGACAATAAAAGCTGGGACTTTGGAGAAGCTGGTGGAGTACCTGGTCTCAGCCTTCAAAGGCAATGACTCCACCTATGTCACCATCTTCCTGTGCACTTACCGGGCCTTTGCCACCACCAAGCAAGTGCTGGACCTGCTGCTTAACAG GTATGGCAAACTCCACGTGCAGGCGAATGGGGACCACGCCAGGCATGCTGTGGATGAGAGGATGGAGCTGAAGAA CACCATCTCCTCCATCCTGGGTGCCTGGTTGGACCAGTACTCCGAGGACTTCCGCAAGCCCCCCGACTTCACCTGCCTCAAGCAGCTCATCTCCTACGTGCGCAACAACATTCCCGGATCCGACCTGGAGCGCCGAGCCCGCATCCTGCTGGCCCAGTTCcaacagcaggagcagagcgAGTCCGAAGCAGAAG CCGTGGACCATGGCAGTTGCACTTTCCAGTTGGTGGAGGAGAATGGGCTTGGGGATGGGAAGCCAgatttcctctccttctccccagaGATGGTGGCAGAACAGTTCACACTGATGGATGCT GAGCTGTTCAAGAAGGTGGTGCCTTACCACTGCCTGGGCTGCATCTGGTCCCAGCGAGACAAGAAGGGCAAGGAGCACCTGGCACCCACCATCCGTGCCACAGTCTCACAGTTCAATAGTGTGGCCAACTGTGTCATTGCCACCTGTCTTGGGGACAGGAGCCTGAAGCCACAGCAGAGAGCCAAAGTGGTGGAGCGATGGATCGAAGTGGCTCGG GAGTGCCGCATCCTGAAGAACTTCTCCTCCCTCCGAGCCAtcctctcagctctgcagtgcaaCGCTGTTCATCGCCTGAAGAAGACCTGGGATGAAGTCCTGAG GGAAAGCTTCCGGACATTCCATGAGCTCTCTGAGATCTTCTCTGATGAGAACAACCACTCACTGAGCCGGGAGCTTCTCATCAAG GAGGGCACATCCAAATTTGCCACCTTGGAGATCAACCCGAAGCGGGCACAGaagcggcagcagcagcagcgagAGATG GGTGTGATGCAGGGCACCATTCCTTACCTTGGCACCTTCCTCACAGACTTGGTGATGCTCGACACAGCCATGAAGGACTTCCTGGAC ggTGGGCTGATCAActttgagaagagaaggaag GAGTTTGAAGTCATTGCTCAGATCAAGCTGCTTCAGTCAGCCTGCAACAACTACAGCTTTACACAGGAGGACCAGTTCGTGGACTGGTTCCACAGCCTGGAGAGGCTCAGCGAGGCCGAGAG ctATGGACTGTCCTGTGAGATCGAGCCCCTCTCCGAGTCAGCCAGCAACACGTTGAAGGCcaagaaaaacacaggaatCATCAAGCGATGGAGCGA CCGGCAGCCTCCCAGCTCCGAGCCCTGTGCCAGCGGCAGCTCCCACTCCAAATCCTTCGACCAGCTCAAGTGTGGGCAGTACCTCTGCAGCGGGGACGCCACCGACTCCCTCAGCGTCACCTCCGCcggctccagcagctctgatgTGGAGGAGATCAACATCAGCTTCATCCCCGAGTCCCCCGACTGCCAGGAGAAGAAG CGCTGGTACGCCCCGTCTGTGGCCGACGGAGAAGCTAAAACCACTGTGTCCTCCTCCgcatcccctctcctccctgccctccagTTCTGGGAATccacctccctctcctccctggaCACATCGGGCATCGGGTCgggctccagcagtgcctcttcctcctctgtctCCTCCACGCCGGTGACGGCGTCCCGTACCCACAAGCGCTCCGTCTCCGGCATCTCCAGCTACTCCTCCCTCTCGCTTCCCCTCTACAACCAGCAGGTCGACGACTGCTGCATCATCCGGGTCAGCCTGGCCGTGGACAACGGGAACATGTACAAGAGCATCCTG GTGACGAGTCAGGATAAGACCCCTGTTGTTATCCGCAAAGCCATGGCCAAACACAACTTGGATGGAGACCGGCCTGAGGACTACGAGCTCGTTCAGATCATCTCAGAGGAGAGAG AGCTGAAGATCCCTGACAACGCCAACGTCTTCTACGCCATGAACTCTGCCGCCAACTATGACTTTGTGCTGAAGAAGAGGGGCTTCTCCAAGGGGGTGAAGATCAAGCACGGCTCCAGCTCCACCCTGCCCAGGATGAAGCAGAAAGGCCTGAAGATCGCCAAAGGCATCTTCTAG
- the RALGDS gene encoding ral guanine nucleotide dissociation stimulator isoform X1 — protein MVSRRRTPPHHAPAPAPERMFEGCRRARSLWGGVRLEVAGESSPVVLHSFTQLDPDLPPLESSTQEIGEELEDGVIYSISLRKVQLHHTANKGQRWLGFENESALNLYETCKVRTIKAGTLEKLVEYLVSAFKGNDSTYVTIFLCTYRAFATTKQVLDLLLNRYGKLHVQANGDHARHAVDERMELKNTISSILGAWLDQYSEDFRKPPDFTCLKQLISYVRNNIPGSDLERRARILLAQFQQQEQSESEAEAVDHGSCTFQLVEENGLGDGKPDFLSFSPEMVAEQFTLMDAELFKKVVPYHCLGCIWSQRDKKGKEHLAPTIRATVSQFNSVANCVIATCLGDRSLKPQQRAKVVERWIEVARECRILKNFSSLRAILSALQCNAVHRLKKTWDEVLRESFRTFHELSEIFSDENNHSLSRELLIKEGTSKFATLEINPKRAQKRQQQQREMGVMQGTIPYLGTFLTDLVMLDTAMKDFLDGGLINFEKRRKEFEVIAQIKLLQSACNNYSFTQEDQFVDWFHSLERLSEAESYGLSCEIEPLSESASNTLKAKKNTGIIKRWSDRQPPSSEPCASGSSHSKSFDQLKCGQYLCSGDATDSLSVTSAGSSSSDVEEINISFIPESPDCQEKKVSEIPLASLPQRWYAPSVADGEAKTTVSSSASPLLPALQFWESTSLSSLDTSGIGSGSSSASSSSVSSTPVTASRTHKRSVSGISSYSSLSLPLYNQQVDDCCIIRVSLAVDNGNMYKSILVTSQDKTPVVIRKAMAKHNLDGDRPEDYELVQIISEERELKIPDNANVFYAMNSAANYDFVLKKRGFSKGVKIKHGSSSTLPRMKQKGLKIAKGIF, from the exons AGCTCCACACAGGAGATTGGAGAAGAGCTGGAGGATGGTGTGATCTACAGCATATCTCTCCGGAAAGTGCAGCTCCATCACACAGCCAACAAAGGGCAGCGATGGCTGGGG TTTGAGAACGAGTCAGCCCTGAACCTCTACGAGACGTGTAAGGTGCGGACAATAAAAGCTGGGACTTTGGAGAAGCTGGTGGAGTACCTGGTCTCAGCCTTCAAAGGCAATGACTCCACCTATGTCACCATCTTCCTGTGCACTTACCGGGCCTTTGCCACCACCAAGCAAGTGCTGGACCTGCTGCTTAACAG GTATGGCAAACTCCACGTGCAGGCGAATGGGGACCACGCCAGGCATGCTGTGGATGAGAGGATGGAGCTGAAGAA CACCATCTCCTCCATCCTGGGTGCCTGGTTGGACCAGTACTCCGAGGACTTCCGCAAGCCCCCCGACTTCACCTGCCTCAAGCAGCTCATCTCCTACGTGCGCAACAACATTCCCGGATCCGACCTGGAGCGCCGAGCCCGCATCCTGCTGGCCCAGTTCcaacagcaggagcagagcgAGTCCGAAGCAGAAG CCGTGGACCATGGCAGTTGCACTTTCCAGTTGGTGGAGGAGAATGGGCTTGGGGATGGGAAGCCAgatttcctctccttctccccagaGATGGTGGCAGAACAGTTCACACTGATGGATGCT GAGCTGTTCAAGAAGGTGGTGCCTTACCACTGCCTGGGCTGCATCTGGTCCCAGCGAGACAAGAAGGGCAAGGAGCACCTGGCACCCACCATCCGTGCCACAGTCTCACAGTTCAATAGTGTGGCCAACTGTGTCATTGCCACCTGTCTTGGGGACAGGAGCCTGAAGCCACAGCAGAGAGCCAAAGTGGTGGAGCGATGGATCGAAGTGGCTCGG GAGTGCCGCATCCTGAAGAACTTCTCCTCCCTCCGAGCCAtcctctcagctctgcagtgcaaCGCTGTTCATCGCCTGAAGAAGACCTGGGATGAAGTCCTGAG GGAAAGCTTCCGGACATTCCATGAGCTCTCTGAGATCTTCTCTGATGAGAACAACCACTCACTGAGCCGGGAGCTTCTCATCAAG GAGGGCACATCCAAATTTGCCACCTTGGAGATCAACCCGAAGCGGGCACAGaagcggcagcagcagcagcgagAGATG GGTGTGATGCAGGGCACCATTCCTTACCTTGGCACCTTCCTCACAGACTTGGTGATGCTCGACACAGCCATGAAGGACTTCCTGGAC ggTGGGCTGATCAActttgagaagagaaggaag GAGTTTGAAGTCATTGCTCAGATCAAGCTGCTTCAGTCAGCCTGCAACAACTACAGCTTTACACAGGAGGACCAGTTCGTGGACTGGTTCCACAGCCTGGAGAGGCTCAGCGAGGCCGAGAG ctATGGACTGTCCTGTGAGATCGAGCCCCTCTCCGAGTCAGCCAGCAACACGTTGAAGGCcaagaaaaacacaggaatCATCAAGCGATGGAGCGA CCGGCAGCCTCCCAGCTCCGAGCCCTGTGCCAGCGGCAGCTCCCACTCCAAATCCTTCGACCAGCTCAAGTGTGGGCAGTACCTCTGCAGCGGGGACGCCACCGACTCCCTCAGCGTCACCTCCGCcggctccagcagctctgatgTGGAGGAGATCAACATCAGCTTCATCCCCGAGTCCCCCGACTGCCAGGAGAAGAAG GTCAGTGAGATCCCTCTGGCCTCCCTCCCCCAGCGCTGGTACGCCCCGTCTGTGGCCGACGGAGAAGCTAAAACCACTGTGTCCTCCTCCgcatcccctctcctccctgccctccagTTCTGGGAATccacctccctctcctccctggaCACATCGGGCATCGGGTCgggctccagcagtgcctcttcctcctctgtctCCTCCACGCCGGTGACGGCGTCCCGTACCCACAAGCGCTCCGTCTCCGGCATCTCCAGCTACTCCTCCCTCTCGCTTCCCCTCTACAACCAGCAGGTCGACGACTGCTGCATCATCCGGGTCAGCCTGGCCGTGGACAACGGGAACATGTACAAGAGCATCCTG GTGACGAGTCAGGATAAGACCCCTGTTGTTATCCGCAAAGCCATGGCCAAACACAACTTGGATGGAGACCGGCCTGAGGACTACGAGCTCGTTCAGATCATCTCAGAGGAGAGAG AGCTGAAGATCCCTGACAACGCCAACGTCTTCTACGCCATGAACTCTGCCGCCAACTATGACTTTGTGCTGAAGAAGAGGGGCTTCTCCAAGGGGGTGAAGATCAAGCACGGCTCCAGCTCCACCCTGCCCAGGATGAAGCAGAAAGGCCTGAAGATCGCCAAAGGCATCTTCTAG